CATCAAATGACCAGTGCATATTTGAGCTTCTTTGTGCCATTTCTAGTACACTGGTTGTAACTCCTCCAGCATTAGCTGCTTTTCCTGGTAAGAACATTATTCCGGATTTTAAGAATAATTTAGTAGCTTCGGGAGTTGATGGCTTATTTGCTCCTTCTGCAACATATTTAACTCCATTATTAATCAGTTTTCTTGCTGAATCTTCATCTAACTCATATTGAGTAGCACAGGGAAGAGCTATATCACATTTTATATTCCAAAGACCGTTACTTCCTTCTTTATAGATGGTATCAGGAAAATCATTTAAGTATTCATAAATACATTTTCTTTGTTCTTCTTTGATATGTTTTACAAATGGAATAGATATTCCATTTTCGTTATAAATGTAACCTTTTGAGTCAGACATAGCAATAACTGTTGCTCCAAGGTGTATAGCCTTTTCAGCTGCATATATGGCCACATTTCCTGAACCAGAAACTATTATTTTTTTACCATCCAAAATTTCTCCCCTTGCTTTTAAAGCTTCTTCCAATATATAAATAAGGCCATAACCTGTGGCTTCTGTTCTTACAAGAGATCCACCATATTCTATTCCACTTCCGGTTAATACGCAATTATGCCTGTTTGTAATTCTATTATACTGCCCAAATAGGTAACCCACTTCTCTTAATCCCACACCAATATCCCCAGCAGGGACATCAATATCAGGCCCTATATAATTACTAAGCTCAATCATGAAACTCTGGCAGAATCTCATAACCTCAGCATCGGATCTGCCTTTTGGATTGAAATCACTTCCACCCTTTGCACCGCCAATTGACATGCCTGTAAGACTGTTTTTTAAAATCTGTTCTAATCCTAATAATTTAAGAACCGATAAATTAACCGTCTCATGAAAACGAAGCCCTCCCTTATATGGGCCAAGTGCACTGTTAAACTGTACACGAAAACCTCGATTCACCTGTACTTCACCATTATCATCAACCCAGGGTACTCTAAACATAACCACTCTCTCAGGTTCTAAAAATCTTTCTAAAATTTTTGCTTCCTGAAATTCAGGATGCCTTTCAAAAACTACATTAAGACATCTTAAAATCTCAGTTGCAGTCTGTATGAACTCTGGTTCATAAGGATTTTTTCTCTTCAGCTCTTCTAATACATCATCTACGTAGGTCATATCATCATCTTCTTATTTTAAAAATATTAATTAAATATTTATGTGGCATGAAATTCTCATATCTAATCAAAATCTTAATGAATCTAATCATTCTTGTTGAAGATGTTGTTCTTCATAATTAGAAGTTAATAATTACTAATATATTAGGCTGTCTATAGATAAAAAACTGCTATAAAATTACTGCTCCTGGCCTTCCTGGAGAAAAATAATAAGAGTAGCCTAGCTTTCTTTTAAATTTTAAAAAATAAAGATTAATCTTCCTATCCCTCAATTAATACCCTTTTCCTCTTCAGCATCTGTTTCCAAGATAAGTTCATCTGGTGTTTTACCAATTAATTCACAATAGTTTTTAAAGCTATTAAGATAGGCTTTTAGAGTTGATTTTTCTAGATCTTTTCTTAGTACCCATAAGTCAATACGATCTTGGGAGGCAACATCAAATTTCATACTAGAATCTCCTTTAAGTAATATATTTTATAGTATTATATTTCGTGTTTTTCCTTGCCACATGTTCGTTAAATCTACATATGACGAACTTGATCATTGC
This sequence is a window from Methanobacteriales archaeon HGW-Methanobacteriales-1. Protein-coding genes within it:
- a CDS encoding NADP-specific glutamate dehydrogenase, with protein sequence MTYVDDVLEELKRKNPYEPEFIQTATEILRCLNVVFERHPEFQEAKILERFLEPERVVMFRVPWVDDNGEVQVNRGFRVQFNSALGPYKGGLRFHETVNLSVLKLLGLEQILKNSLTGMSIGGAKGGSDFNPKGRSDAEVMRFCQSFMIELSNYIGPDIDVPAGDIGVGLREVGYLFGQYNRITNRHNCVLTGSGIEYGGSLVRTEATGYGLIYILEEALKARGEILDGKKIIVSGSGNVAIYAAEKAIHLGATVIAMSDSKGYIYNENGISIPFVKHIKEEQRKCIYEYLNDFPDTIYKEGSNGLWNIKCDIALPCATQYELDEDSARKLINNGVKYVAEGANKPSTPEATKLFLKSGIMFLPGKAANAGGVTTSVLEMAQRSSNMHWSFD